The following are encoded together in the Phaseolus vulgaris cultivar G19833 chromosome 9, P. vulgaris v2.0, whole genome shotgun sequence genome:
- the LOC137822581 gene encoding uncharacterized protein, with amino-acid sequence MWHMLVLDEEEKELGRQEAPGSCPYCGGKVEAMDVEIQWKFCFLPMCFKIKRKFFCTSCARRLELYF; translated from the coding sequence ATGTGGCACATGTTGGTGTTGGACGAGGAAGAGAAGGAACTGGGTCGGCAAGAAGCCCCAGGATCATGCCCTTATTGTGGTGGGAAGGTTGAAGCCATGGATGTTGAGATCCAGTGGAAATTTTGCTTCTTGCCCATGTGCTTCAAGATCAAGAGGAAGTTCTTTTGTACTTCCTGTGCCAGACGTTTAGAATTGTACTTTTGA
- the LOC137821196 gene encoding pentatricopeptide repeat-containing protein At2g13600-like, with protein MKVMVNYYNCIAPTVKQVKQMSYMQLSQKFYDAFKQCGTSLKSPLIARKLHAQLILSGLDTSLFLLNNLLHMYSNCAMLEDAFRVFGQTSHANTFTWNTMLHALVHSGRMREAKNLFDEMPVRMRDSVSWTTMISGYCQNGFSAHSIKTFKSMLRDSDHEIQNFDPFSYTCTMKACACLASTQLALQLHAHLIKLHLGAQTCIQNSLVDMYIKCGAICLAETVFLDIESPSLFCWNSMIYGYSQLYGPFEALRAFARMPQRDNVSWNTLISVFSQHGLAVRCLSMFVEMCNLGFRPIFMTYGSVLSACASISDLQWGAHLHARILRMEHSLDAFLGSGLIDMYAKCGCLGLAKRVFDSVGERNQVSWTCLIAGVAQFGLGEDALALFNQMRLDSVVLDDFTLATVLGVCSGKNYAAPGELLHGYSIKSGMESSVPVGNAIITMYAKCGDTEKAGLAFTLMPLRDTISWTAMISAFSQNGDIDRARQCFDTMPERNVITWNSMLSTYFQHGFTEEGMKLYVRMRRKAVKPDWVTFATSIRACADLATVKLGTQVISHAMKFGLSLDVTVANSIVTMYSRCGLIKEAQKVFDSIHVKGLISWNSMMAAFAKNGIGKKVIETFEDMLRTGCKPDHISYVAVLSGCSHMGLVAEGKHYYDSMTRVFGISPTNEHFACMVDLLGRAGLLDQAKNLIDGMPFKPNATVWSALLGACRIHHDSRLAETAMKKLMELNVEDSGGYVLLANIYAELGELENVADMRKLMKVKGIRKSPGCSWIEVDNGVHVFTVDDTSHPQIKDIYIKLEEMMKKVEDTGRYVGVVSSAHRSKKYHSEKLAFAFGLLSLPSWMPIYVMKNLRVCNDCHLVIKLLSLVTSRELIMRDRYRFHHFKDGFCSCEDFW; from the coding sequence ATGAAAGTGATGGTGAATTATTATAACTGTATTGCTCCAACTGTGAAGCAAGTAAAGCAAATGTCTTACATGCAACTATCTCAGAAGTTTTACGATGCTTTCAAGCAGTGTGGGACTTCCCTCAAATCCCCACTCATTGCTCGCAAACTTCATGCCCAACTCATACTCTCTGGCTTGGACACTTCCCTTTTCTTACTCAACAATCTACTGCACATGTACTCCAACTGCGCCATGCTAGAGGATGCTTTTCGTGTTTTTGGCCAGACCAGTCACGCCAACACCTTTACCTGGAACACCATGCTCCATGCACTCGTCCATTCTGGTCGGATGCGGGAAGCAAAGAACTTGTTCGATGAAATGCCGGTAAGAATGAGAGACTCTGTTTCTTGGACCACAATGATATCTGGTTATTGTCAAAATGGCTTCTCTGCTCATAGCATCAAAACTTTCAAGTCAATGCTTCGAGACTCTGATCATGAAATTCAAAACTTTGACCCCTTTTCCTATACTTGTACAATGAAGGCCTGTGCTTGCCTTGCCTCCACTCAGTTGGCTCTTCAGTTGCACGCCCATCTCATCAAGTTACATTTAGGAGCCCAAACTTGCATTCAGAACTCCCTTGTTGATATGTATATTAAGTGCGGAGCAATCTGTTTGGCTGAGACTGTTTTCCTTGACATTGAAAGCCCGAGTTTGTTTTGTTGGAACAGTATGATTTATGGATATTCTCAACTATATGGACCCTTTGAAGCTCTTCGAGCGTTCGCCCGAATGCCTCAACGTGACAACGTTTCATGGAACACACTGATATCAGTGTTCTCTCAACACGGCCTTGCAGTACGCTGTCTTAGTATGTTCGTGGAGATGTGCAATCTAGGTTTTAGACCCATTTTCATGACTTATGGTAGTGTACTCAGCGCATGTGCCAGCATTTCTGATCTACAATGGGGTGCCCATTTGCATGCTCGAATTCTTCGAATGGAACATAGCCTGGATGCATTTTTGGGAAGTGGTCTCATAGACATGTATGCCAAATGTGGATGCTTAGGACTGGCTAAACGTGTTTTTGACAGTGTAGGGGAACGTAATCAAGTTTCTTGGACTTGTTTGATTGCTGGGGTGGCACAGTTTGGACTTGGCGAAGATGCTTTGGCACTATTTAACCAAATGAGATTGGATTCTGTGGTgttggatgatttcactcttGCCACAGTACTTGGGGTTTGTTCGGGTAAGAATTATGCTGCCCCTGGAGAGCTACTTCATGGATATTCAATAAAAAGTGGGATGGAATCCTCTGTTCCTGTAGGGAATGCAATCATTACAATGTATGCAAAGTGTGGTGATACTGAGAAAGCTGGTCTTGCATTTACATTGATGCCACTTAGAGATACCATATCATGGACAGCCATGATCAGTGCATTCTCTCAGAATGGAGACATTGACAGGGCACGCCAATGTTTTGATACTATGCCTGAGCGAAACGTCATAACTTGGAATTCCATGTTAAGCACATATTTTCAGCACGGCTTCACAGAAGAAGGGATGAAATTGTATGTTAGGATGAGAAGGAAAGCAGTCAAACCAGATTGGGTCACTTTTGCAACCTCTATCCGGGCTTGTGCTGACTTGGCAACTGTAAAACTTGGGACACAAGTCATATCTCATGCCATGAAGTTTGGGCTCAGTTTGGATGTTACAGTCGCAAATAGTATTGTCACTATGTATTCAAGATGTGGACTAATCAAAGAAGCACAAAAAGTTTTTGACTCAATACATGTGAAAGGCTTGATTTCCTGGAATTCCATGATGGCAGCCTTTGCTAAAAATGGTATAGGCAAGAAAGTAATTGAAACATTTGAGGATATGCTGAGGACAGGATGCAAACCTGACCATATAAGCTACGTTGCTGTTTTATCTGGGTGCAGCCACATGGGGCTTGTAGCGGAAGGGAAACATTATTATGATTCCATGACTCGAGTGTTTGGCATTTCTCCAACAAATGAGCACTTTGCTTGTATGGTAGATTTGCTTGGTCGAGCAGGGTTACTAGACCAAGCCAAGAATTTAATAGATGGAATGCCTTTTAAGCCAAATGCAACTGTTTGGAGTGCTCTACTAGGAGCGTGCCGAATCCATCATGATTCAAGACTAGCTGAAACTGCCATGAAGAAGTTGATGGAATTAAATGTTGAAGATTCTGGAGGTTATGTCCTTCTAGCAAATATATACGCAGAGTTAGGGGAGTTAGAAAATGTTGCTGATATGAGAAAGTTGATGAAAGTGAAAGGAATTCGGAAGAGTCCAGGTTGTAGTTGGATTGAGGTTGATAACGGGGTACATGTGTTCACTGTAGATGACACTAGTCATCCACAAATAAAGGATATTTATATAAAACTGGAGGAGATGATGAAGAAAGTAGAAGATACAGGAAGATATGTTGGTGTTGTCTCTTCTGCTCATAGGAGTAAAAAATACCATAGTGAAAAGCTTGCTTTTGCTTTTGGGTTGCTTAGTTTGCCATCTTGGATGCCTATATATGTAATGAAGAATCTTCGTGTTTGCAACGATTGTCACTTGGTAATAAAGTTGTTGTCTTTGGTCACCTCAAGGGAGCTTATAATGAGAGATCGATATCGATTTCATCATTTCAAGGATGGGTTTTGCTCCTGTGAAGACTTTTGGTAG